A single Chiloscyllium punctatum isolate Juve2018m chromosome 26, sChiPun1.3, whole genome shotgun sequence DNA region contains:
- the cog8 gene encoding conserved oligomeric Golgi complex subunit 8: MAALGIDVEDESILASIFRDCFPENWRENADFTVYLSELSSYGVEKLNREPERLAEDRAQILQQTQQLAFSNYKTFIKTAECTKEIYRDFGLVEKHVSALLDKLPGLSEKCRQFIRETEETGASRRMNSLTLNRHTEILEILEIPQLMDTCVRNGYYEEALELTAYVKRLEKKHSSIPVIQGIVNEVRSSAQLMLNQLIQQLRTNIQLPACLRVIGYLRRMDVFTEAELRIKFLQARDAWLKSMLASIMDSDPYFHVTKTIEACRVHLFDIITQYRAIFSDEDPLLLSSNHTVNESAIFHGWVVQKVSEFLQTLELDLQKGVGGRLDSLLGQCMYFGLSFSRVGVDFRGQLAPMFQKVAMNTFEKAIQDAVEKFQEDMNLYTLTSAPPILGSTIPVSLPTNQPGTLQPPMVLLDFPPLACFLNNNLAAFNDLRLCCPIALAQEVTTCLEDALVKVTKLILIFHRAEETAFSVKERELFLQFCITFTEDLVPYLNRCLQVLFPPAQVAQILGIPPTQLHKYGSIGCIHTSVILEMLDFLLPRKEIIIPPNNSIQLLPVEHTIDSSGLDILSEQYPPASPSCVPNVTMEEMKPDPLYVDSQATEDDSLQAEL; the protein is encoded by the exons ATGGCGGCGCTGGGCATCGACGTGGAGGACGAGAGTATCCTGGCGTCGAttttccgggattgtttcccggAGAACTGGAGGGAGAACGCGGACTTCACGGTGTACCTGTCCGAGCTGAGCTCGTACGGAGTGGAGAAGCTGAACCGGGAGCCCGAGAGGCTGGCGGAGGACAGGGCCCAGATCCTGCAGCAGACCCAGCAGCTGGCCTTCTCCAACTACAAAACATTCATCAAAACGGCCGAGTGCACCAAGGAGATCTACCGAGACTTCGGCCTGGTCGAGAAGCACGTCTCCGCCCTCCTGGACAAGCTGCCCGGCCTCAGCGAGAAATGCAGGCAGTTCATCCGAGAGACGGAGGAGACCGGCGCCAGCAGGAGGATGAACAGCCTGACCCTGAACCGCCACACCGAGATCCTGGAGATCCTGGAGATCCCTCAGCTCATGGACACCTGTGTCAGGAACGGCTACTACGAGGAGGCTCTCGAGCTGACCGCTTACGTGAAGAGGCTGGAGAAGAAACACTCTTCCATACCCGTCATACAG GGAATAGTGAATGAAGTGCGTTCTTCTGCTCAGTTGATGTTAAACCAGCTTATCCAACAGCTACGAACCAATATCCAACTTCCAGCGTGTCTACGGGTCATAGGCTATTTGAGAAGAATGGATGTATTCACTGAAGCTGAACTAAGAATAAAGTTTCTTCAAGCTCGAGATGCCTGGTTGAAATCTATGCTTGCCTCCATAATGGACAGTGATCCTTACTTTCACGTAACTAAAACAATTGAGGCTTGCCGAGTCCATCTGTTTGATATTATCACTCAATATCGTGCTATTTTTTCTGATGAAGATCCTTTATTGCTTTCCAGCAATCACACTGTGAATGAAAGTGCTATTTTCCATGGCTGGGTGGTGCAAAAGGTTTCTGAATTTTTGCAGACTCTGGAATTAGATCTTCAGAAGGGTGTAGGTGGCCGCTTGGATTCATTGCTGGGCCAATGTATGTATTTTGGGCTTTCTTTTAGTCGTGTGGGAGTAGATTTTCGAGGACAACTTGCTCCTATGTTTCAAAAGGTTGCTATGAATACTTTTGAGAAAGCAATTCAGGATGCTGTGGAGAAGTTTCAGGAAGACATGAATCTGTACACATTAACATCTGCCCCTCCAATATTAGGCAGCACAATCCCTGTGTCTCTACCAACTAATCAGCCAGGCACCCTACAACCTCCAATGGTACTTCTGGACTTTCCTCCGCTGGCATGTTTTCTAAATAACAATTTGGCAGCTTTTAATGATCTTCGCCTCTGTTGTCCCATAGCACTTGCACAGGAGGTTACCACGTGCTTGGAAGATGCACTTGTGAAG GTTACAAAGTTAATTCTCATTTTTCATCGAGCAGAGGAAACGGCCTTCAGTGTGAAAGAACGGGagctgtttctccagttctgcATTACATTTACTGAAGATTTAGTGCCTTACCTGAATCGATGCTTGCAGGTTCTTTTTCCACCCGCACAAGTAGCGCAGATTCTAG GCATTCCTCCTACTCAACTTCATAAATATGGTTCCATTGGGTGCATTCACACAAGTGTTATTCTAGAAATGCTTGATTTTCTGCTACCAAGAAAGGAAATTATAATTCCACCAAATAATTCCATCCAACTCTTGCCAGTGGAACATACCATAGACAGTTCTGGATTAGATATACTAAGTGAACAGTATCCACCAGCATCACCTTCATGTGTGCCAAATGTAACAATGGAGGAAATGAAACCAGATCCCCTGTATGTGGATAGCCAGGCAACAGAAGATGACTCACTTCAAGCTGAACTGTAA